A segment of the Panacibacter ginsenosidivorans genome:
CATGGTATATCAAATGCATGGACAAAATCTACCGGCTCTGGTGTAAAGATCATGGTTATAGATAGTGGTGTAAGCCCCGACCAGGAAAATCTTGGCAGCGATTTTAACCAGGGACTTTCTGCGGGAAGAACCATCGAAAAAATATTTACACTCCCCGGTGCCACATCTGCAGATGATGGCTGTGGTCATGGCACAACTATGTGTGGCGAGGCAACAGCACCACGCGGCACAGATGGCAATTCATGTGGTGTAGCATACAATAGCAACCTTGTTGCCTGTCGTGCTGCAAGAGATGTTTTTATAGATGAGAGTGATGAAGTAAAAGGTGTTAGCGATGCTTACATTTGGGCAGCAGACAATGCTACAGTTAAGATCATCAGCCTGAGTATGGGCCGTATTACCGGCAGCAGCCAAATAAAAGACGCCATTAATTATGCAGATGGAAAAGGCAAACTGATGTTCTGTGCAGGTGGTACTTCTTTTAGCTGGACCGCCCTGTTTGTTGGCGTTATATTTCCGGCAAGTTTACCAAATGTAGAGGCCGTAACAGGTATAAAAGATAAAGCTACACTAACAGCGTGCAGCGATTGTCACAAAGGCAAGCAAATTGATTTCGTTATCGTTATGGAAAAAGCCAATGGAGGCTTGCATGCACTCAGTACAGCAACCAGTGGAGATGTACCCACAACTGTTGGTGGTTCTTCTGTTGCTACCTCCACAGCAGCAGGCATTGCCGCGCTGGTGTGGAGCCGATTCCCAGGTTATACAAGACAAGATGTTATCAATAAACTTACAACCACGGCAAGCAATTATCCTGCAAAAACTAAGAACTATGGTTGGGGTAAAATGAATGCAGACGCAGCAACAAATTAGTTTTTCAATTGTGATACCAGCGGCGGAAAATTATAGCATCGTTCCTTGCGTCGCAATCCTTTCTACTGTAGAATATATAGCAACAAAAAAAAGTGCTACATATAAAAAAAGTGCTACTCTGCGAGTAGCACTTTTTTTATAAACCATTTATCGCTGTTATGCTTTTAGTTTTTTTATTTCTTCTGTAAGTTTAGGTACTACATCAAACACATCACCTACAATACCATAATCAGCTGCTTTAAAAAATGGTGCTTCAGGATCTTTATTGATCACAACAATTGTTTTACTCCTGTTTACACCGGCAAGATGTTGTATAGCCCCGGAAATACCTAATGCAATATACAGGTCAGGTGCAATCTGCACACCGGTTTGCCCCACATGTTCATGATGTGGCCTCCAATGACTATCTGCAACAGGTCTGCTGCATGCCGTAGCTGCATGCAATACATGCGCAAGTTCTTCTACCATTCCCCAGTTTTCCGGGCCTTTCAATCCACGACCACCGCTTACAACTATTTCAGCTTCTGTTAAAGGCACTTCTCCGCTTACTTTATTTACTGCAGTAATTTTTATCTTAGAAGCAGGTACGATAACATTCAATTGATTTATTTCAGCAGTTCCTTCTCCCGCAACTGTCTTAAAACTATTCGGGTTAAGCGATATCACTTTTATAGCTGAAGTAATATTTACATTGGCAAATGCCTTACCGCTAAATACAGATTTTTTTACAACAAATCCACTGGATATATCTGGCAATCCTACGGCACCTGTAACAATACCAGCTTTCAAACCAGCAGCAACCCTTGGCGCAACCGCTTTGCCTGTTTGGTTGTGCGAAAACACAATAACCTTAGCACCTATGCTGGCTACAGCTTCTTCAATAACTTTTGCATATACCTGCGCATCAAGATGGCTCAACGCTTCATTGCTTACCTGGTGTATCTTGGAAACACCATATTTACCCAGTGCCGCAAGATCATCATTTACAGAGCCCAATAATAAACCCTCTGCAGAATCATTTAATTGTTTGGCAACTGCTGCTCCGTAGGTTAGTGCTTCGTAAGAAGCTTTTTTTATGTGACCATCTGCATGGTCTATGAATATAAGAACTGGCATAAAATAGATTTGAAAATTTATTGGTTATTCGCTTTTGTGATGCTTAAAGAATTATCTGTACAAGTGTGCGACGCAAGTAACGACGCCATGAAAAAACAATTGGCGGCTCACAAATAATTGCTTATAATAGTTAGCACTCGACTGATTAAATTGCTTTCGCT
Coding sequences within it:
- a CDS encoding S8 family peptidase — translated: MRKIYAITAIATFVLSACQKEIKNQSTTVSADPQEEKMSRKEINDVIMDKFTQTGTFDWKDATDKMLWSAAQNSDKIFSIGYKPVSETDIDNKISSININDIQWSNAKNQVLELIYTSEKEKNPSLKFEDLEIWKDKKLPVIDVKIENIKTLQALRSLPLVRYVEPMGYDPIAEENKATDLSIFDGSGCGGYDGNTSLVNGSDYTVVSPNAKVSWNYSYHGISNAWTKSTGSGVKIMVIDSGVSPDQENLGSDFNQGLSAGRTIEKIFTLPGATSADDGCGHGTTMCGEATAPRGTDGNSCGVAYNSNLVACRAARDVFIDESDEVKGVSDAYIWAADNATVKIISLSMGRITGSSQIKDAINYADGKGKLMFCAGGTSFSWTALFVGVIFPASLPNVEAVTGIKDKATLTACSDCHKGKQIDFVIVMEKANGGLHALSTATSGDVPTTVGGSSVATSTAAGIAALVWSRFPGYTRQDVINKLTTTASNYPAKTKNYGWGKMNADAATN
- a CDS encoding electron transfer flavoprotein subunit alpha/FixB family protein codes for the protein MPVLIFIDHADGHIKKASYEALTYGAAVAKQLNDSAEGLLLGSVNDDLAALGKYGVSKIHQVSNEALSHLDAQVYAKVIEEAVASIGAKVIVFSHNQTGKAVAPRVAAGLKAGIVTGAVGLPDISSGFVVKKSVFSGKAFANVNITSAIKVISLNPNSFKTVAGEGTAEINQLNVIVPASKIKITAVNKVSGEVPLTEAEIVVSGGRGLKGPENWGMVEELAHVLHAATACSRPVADSHWRPHHEHVGQTGVQIAPDLYIALGISGAIQHLAGVNRSKTIVVINKDPEAPFFKAADYGIVGDVFDVVPKLTEEIKKLKA